In one Mucilaginibacter sp. PAMB04168 genomic region, the following are encoded:
- a CDS encoding RNA-binding S4 domain-containing protein: MIEFKLNGDFIPLIQLLKATGLVYTGGEAQIVVTEGEVKYNGQVDYRKRLKVKKGDVVEFRSKKIVVI; this comes from the coding sequence ATGATTGAATTTAAACTAAACGGCGACTTTATCCCTCTAATACAATTATTAAAGGCCACCGGTTTAGTATATACCGGCGGCGAAGCACAAATTGTGGTAACTGAAGGTGAAGTGAAATATAACGGCCAGGTTGATTACCGCAAGCGTCTTAAAGTAAAAAAAGGCGATGTAGTAGAATTCCGGTCGAAAAAGATTGTGGTGATTTAA